In Streptomyces sp. NBC_00341, the DNA window GGGCGCTTCCCGTACGCGTCACGTGGTCTCCAGGGTGAGGCCGCCGTCGGTGATCCGGACCCGCTGCCCGGCCCGGCGGCTGACCGCTTCGTCATGGGTGATCAGGACCAGGGTCATGCCCTGGGCGCACAGGTCGTCGAAGAGCTCCAGGACCGACAGGGTGTTCTCGCTGTCCAGGTTTCCGGTGGGCTCGTCACAGAGCAGCAGCGCCGGGTCCCCCATCAACGCCCGTGCGATGGCGACGCGTTGGCGCTCGCCGCCGGACAGCCGGTCGGGCCTGAAGCCCGACCGGTGTCCGACCCCCACCCGTTCCAGCGCCTGGCGCGCCCGTTCCGTACGGCTGGCCCGCCCGCGCCCGGGGCGCGGTCTGCGGTACGCCTCCGCCAGCATGACGTTCTCGTCCACCGTCCGGTACGGGAGGAGGTGGAAGGACTGGAACACGAAGCCGATCCGGCTGCCGCGCAGCGCGGTGCGTTCGAGGTCGCCCAGCGTCGTGGTCTCCACTCCGTCCAGCCGGTACGAGCCCGCGGTGGGCCGGTCGAGCAGGCCCAGCGTGTTGAGCAGCGTCGACTTCCCGGACCCGGAGGGCCCGACGATCGACAGGTGCTCTCCCCGTCGTACCGTCAGATCCACGCCGCGCAGGGCGTGCACGGGTGGTTCGGTGTCGAAGGTCCGCCGCACGCCGGTGAGTTCGATGACCGTGTCCCGGGCGCTGCCGCTCTGCGGTGCGTCCCCTTCGACTGCCGGAGCGGCAGCCGTCACCGGGCGTATCACTTGCCGACCACCACCGCGTCGCCCTGTTTCAGCCCGGCGCCGTCCGGCTTCACCTCGACGAGGCCCGACGCGGAGAGCCCGACGGTGACCCGTACGTCCCTCACGCCTGTGCCCCGCAGGACCTGCACCCGGGCCTTTCCGTCCGCCGAGGTCCGGACCGCGGCGAGCGGCACGGTCAGCACCTTGCCGTCGGAGTCGCCGATCTTGATGGTCACCTTCACCGAGGCCCCGGCCTGTCCGGCCATCGGGCCGGGGTCGGGTACGGAGATCCGCAGCTGGACCGGGGCACCGGGGTTGGATCCGGAGGCGTCGGCGG includes these proteins:
- a CDS encoding ABC transporter ATP-binding protein, whose amino-acid sequence is MTAAAPAVEGDAPQSGSARDTVIELTGVRRTFDTEPPVHALRGVDLTVRRGEHLSIVGPSGSGKSTLLNTLGLLDRPTAGSYRLDGVETTTLGDLERTALRGSRIGFVFQSFHLLPYRTVDENVMLAEAYRRPRPGRGRASRTERARQALERVGVGHRSGFRPDRLSGGERQRVAIARALMGDPALLLCDEPTGNLDSENTLSVLELFDDLCAQGMTLVLITHDEAVSRRAGQRVRITDGGLTLETT